One Acidimicrobiia bacterium genomic region harbors:
- a CDS encoding glycosyltransferase 87 family protein has translation MTAPEPRPASLDREPVQASPARPRPPPLSVALLVVAAALLIAVTVGARHSVGSTILVVGAAAAVGAFALLEARRPRIGPRPVVATIGVVLVVAVCVGPRSSNDLWSYTMYGRMVSVYGSSPYRHVPAEYRADPFDHLVSPIWQHRGSVYGPAFVGYAAALTFAAGDSRLVDRLLFQLGAALAVAGALLLVWRRTRSPAALAWLGLHPVFGAVIVNSGQIDAFIGLAILAAALLVAERRGALAGLAIAVASLVKVTSLVVLPAVVFWAWRHGERRVARRAAAVTGAVVAVVYLPFVAGQTHVLKGADHSVTPGSPWNLPAELLVGKDAGRDLPGLVPSNATLSTLFYLSLALVGVLALALAWRWARADRPEPATGAAAAAYGIGAEYTLPWYAAWALPVMTARRPSPLGWLVWVQAAVLLAAWKLPTHHTGGVADTVLRGTVAYALPIVLLGAFVAVRDRGAASEASPVRTAAGAR, from the coding sequence GTGACCGCGCCGGAGCCGCGACCGGCGTCCCTCGACCGGGAGCCCGTGCAGGCCTCTCCGGCGCGACCGCGCCCGCCGCCCCTGTCCGTGGCGCTGCTCGTCGTGGCCGCGGCGCTGCTCATCGCGGTGACCGTCGGGGCTCGTCACTCGGTCGGGAGCACGATCCTCGTGGTGGGGGCGGCGGCCGCCGTCGGCGCCTTCGCCCTCCTGGAGGCGCGCCGTCCCCGGATCGGCCCGCGGCCGGTCGTGGCCACGATCGGCGTGGTCCTCGTCGTCGCCGTCTGCGTGGGGCCGCGCTCCTCGAACGACCTGTGGTCCTACACGATGTACGGCCGGATGGTGAGCGTGTACGGGTCCAGCCCGTACCGGCACGTGCCCGCCGAGTACCGCGCCGATCCCTTCGACCACCTCGTGAGTCCGATCTGGCAGCACCGCGGCTCGGTCTACGGACCGGCGTTCGTCGGCTACGCCGCCGCGCTCACGTTCGCCGCCGGCGACTCGCGCCTCGTCGACCGGCTGCTGTTCCAGCTGGGGGCTGCACTCGCCGTCGCCGGCGCGCTGCTGCTCGTCTGGCGCCGCACCCGCAGCCCGGCGGCGCTGGCCTGGCTGGGGCTGCACCCGGTCTTCGGCGCCGTCATCGTGAACAGCGGCCAGATCGACGCCTTCATCGGGCTCGCCATCCTCGCCGCCGCCCTCCTCGTCGCCGAACGGCGAGGCGCCCTCGCCGGCCTGGCGATCGCGGTGGCGTCCCTCGTGAAGGTCACCAGCCTGGTGGTCCTGCCGGCGGTCGTGTTCTGGGCCTGGCGGCACGGGGAGCGGCGGGTGGCGCGACGAGCCGCCGCCGTCACCGGCGCCGTCGTCGCCGTGGTGTACCTCCCGTTCGTGGCCGGTCAGACCCACGTGCTGAAGGGGGCCGACCACTCCGTCACGCCGGGCTCGCCCTGGAACCTGCCCGCGGAGCTGCTCGTGGGCAAGGACGCCGGGCGCGACCTGCCGGGGCTCGTCCCCTCGAACGCGACGCTGTCCACCCTCTTCTACCTGTCGCTCGCCCTGGTGGGGGTCCTCGCCCTCGCCTTGGCGTGGCGCTGGGCCCGCGCCGACCGGCCGGAGCCCGCCACCGGGGCCGCGGCCGCGGCGTACGGGATCGGCGCCGAGTACACGCTGCCGTGGTACGCGGCGTGGGCGCTGCCGGTCATGACGGCCCGCCGGCCGTCGCCGCTCGGGTGGCTGGTGTGGGTGCAGGCGGCCGTGCTGCTGGCGGCGTGGAAGCTGCCGACCCACCACACCGGCGGCGTCGCCGACACCGTCTTGCGCGGCACCGTCGCGTACGCGCTGCCGATCGTGCTCCTCGGCGCCTTCGTGGCCGTGCGTGACCGCGGCGCGGCGTCGGAGGCCTCGCCCGTGCGGACCGCCGCCGGCGCCCGGTAG
- a CDS encoding glucosaminidase domain-containing protein has translation MTNRLRRCRPVLASLVAGFSVLLVPAVAGAQATPPPPPTGQDQLLAAAIELSRTATRLDQVALEVSQVQARLHDAEVALLDVTTRANATQVQIDQLKAALAARAAAVYEQHGNQGAVLRVQHVLDVGAGEAYTNAASIDANQQLDELTAAENLLQQQRSQRDLERQAVADDQVRLQSVQASLEAVRARDESILGKLGGIPVMGTARLTAAQLAAWFRSTGLGAHLAGGTTIDQLTQMYIEEGAAEHVAGDLAFAQAILETGSFGHALDNNFAGIGACDSCTSEIGFPTPRDGVRAQIQLLRSYADPDSRAALLAHPPEAALFGANPAAAAASYDSFAYKGSAPLWNVMGNGKWATDPDYAIKVLELYARMVAFASAH, from the coding sequence GTGACCAACCGCCTCCGCCGCTGCCGGCCGGTCCTGGCCTCGCTCGTGGCTGGGTTCAGTGTCCTGCTGGTGCCGGCCGTCGCCGGCGCGCAAGCGACGCCTCCGCCGCCGCCGACCGGTCAGGACCAGCTCCTCGCGGCCGCCATCGAGCTGTCGCGCACCGCGACCCGACTCGACCAGGTGGCGCTCGAGGTCAGCCAGGTGCAGGCCCGGCTCCACGACGCCGAGGTGGCCCTCCTCGACGTCACGACGCGCGCCAACGCCACCCAGGTCCAGATCGACCAGCTGAAGGCGGCCTTGGCGGCGCGGGCCGCGGCCGTCTACGAGCAGCACGGCAACCAGGGTGCGGTGCTGCGGGTCCAGCACGTCCTCGACGTCGGCGCTGGCGAGGCCTACACGAACGCGGCGTCGATCGACGCCAACCAGCAGCTCGACGAGCTCACCGCCGCCGAGAACCTGCTCCAGCAGCAGCGCTCGCAGCGCGACCTCGAGCGCCAGGCGGTGGCCGACGACCAGGTGCGGCTCCAGTCGGTGCAGGCGAGCCTCGAGGCGGTGCGCGCCCGTGACGAATCCATCCTCGGCAAGCTCGGGGGCATCCCCGTCATGGGCACGGCCCGCCTGACCGCCGCGCAGCTCGCGGCGTGGTTCCGCTCCACCGGCCTCGGCGCGCACCTCGCCGGCGGGACGACGATCGACCAGTTGACTCAGATGTACATCGAGGAGGGAGCGGCCGAGCACGTCGCCGGCGACCTCGCCTTCGCGCAGGCGATCCTCGAGACCGGCTCGTTCGGGCACGCCCTCGACAACAACTTCGCCGGCATCGGCGCCTGCGACAGCTGCACGAGCGAGATCGGCTTCCCGACGCCCCGCGACGGCGTGCGGGCCCAGATCCAGCTGCTCCGCAGCTACGCCGACCCCGACAGCCGCGCCGCGCTGCTCGCGCACCCGCCCGAGGCGGCGCTGTTCGGGGCCAACCCGGCTGCCGCCGCGGCCTCCTACGACTCGTTCGCGTACAAGGGCTCGGCGCCGCTGTGGAACGTCATGGGGAACGGCAAGTGGGCGACCGACCCCGACTACGCCATCAAGGTCCTCGAGCTGTACGCGCGCATGGTGGCCTTCGCCAGCGCGCACTGA
- a CDS encoding HD domain-containing protein, protein MTAIRVGKRFFVAANWATELHAAAGGSRSPSVAQVLGVASLVLGDGGTHREAIAGMIVDGARGADVDRRVLRARIGKKGARLVAACADVLLDATRLDEERDPSVLRVCAAVTIRDVQELVRDIRRHGSVAFARHADPPPKVLERYRHLVAVFRRGLSRDSRLTPELRASVAELERNAELETAIAAWRVAHVDAA, encoded by the coding sequence GTGACGGCCATCCGGGTCGGGAAGCGGTTCTTCGTGGCGGCGAACTGGGCGACCGAGCTCCACGCCGCCGCGGGCGGGTCCCGCTCGCCGTCGGTGGCGCAGGTCCTCGGCGTGGCGTCGCTCGTGCTCGGCGACGGCGGCACCCACCGCGAGGCGATCGCCGGGATGATCGTGGACGGCGCTCGCGGCGCCGACGTCGACCGGCGCGTCCTGCGGGCCCGCATCGGCAAGAAGGGGGCGCGGCTCGTGGCCGCCTGCGCCGACGTCCTCCTCGACGCGACGCGGCTCGACGAGGAGCGGGACCCGTCGGTGCTCCGCGTCTGCGCGGCGGTGACGATCCGCGACGTGCAGGAGCTGGTCCGCGACATCCGCCGGCACGGGAGCGTCGCCTTCGCCCGCCACGCCGACCCGCCGCCGAAGGTGCTCGAGCGCTACCGCCACCTGGTGGCGGTGTTCCGGCGGGGCCTGAGCCGGGACAGCCGGCTGACGCCCGAGCTGCGGGCCTCGGTCGCCGAGCTCGAGCGCAACGCCGAGCTCGAGACCGCGATCGCGGCCTGGCGGGTCGCGCACGTCGACGCCGCGTGA
- a CDS encoding aldo/keto reductase — MEPRRIGDLEVSPAGLGCNNFGGRIDEAASRAVVAAALDAGVNFFDTADLYGGGRSEEFLGRALGSARADVVVATKFGMRRPPEGLTGGDPEWVARAAEESLGRLGVDHIDLYWLHQPDPSTPIGDTLEALDRLVAAGTVREIGCSNFSADQLDEAATAAAALGVRPFVSVQNEYSLVHREPEAAVLPACRRLGLSFVPYFPLASGLLTGKYARGEAPPAGTRLAQWPADRVQRILSDDRLAAVERLEGFAADHGHTLHELALSWLAGNPLVPSVIAGATTPEQARANAAAATAWALTPGEQAELDAVLGP; from the coding sequence GTGGAGCCACGACGCATCGGCGACCTCGAGGTCTCGCCGGCCGGGCTGGGGTGCAACAACTTCGGCGGCCGCATCGACGAGGCCGCGTCCCGGGCCGTCGTCGCCGCCGCACTCGATGCCGGCGTCAACTTCTTCGACACCGCCGACCTCTACGGCGGCGGCCGGTCCGAGGAGTTCCTCGGCCGCGCCCTCGGCTCGGCCCGCGCCGACGTCGTCGTGGCCACGAAGTTCGGCATGCGCCGGCCTCCCGAGGGGCTGACCGGCGGCGACCCGGAGTGGGTCGCCCGCGCCGCCGAGGAGAGCCTCGGCCGGCTCGGCGTGGACCACATCGACCTGTACTGGCTCCACCAGCCGGACCCGAGCACGCCGATCGGCGACACCCTCGAGGCGCTCGACCGGCTCGTGGCCGCCGGCACCGTGCGCGAGATCGGGTGTTCAAACTTCTCGGCCGACCAGCTCGACGAGGCCGCGACCGCGGCGGCCGCGCTCGGCGTGCGGCCCTTCGTGAGCGTCCAGAACGAGTACAGCCTCGTGCACCGCGAGCCGGAGGCGGCGGTGCTGCCGGCGTGCCGACGGCTCGGCCTCAGCTTCGTGCCGTACTTCCCGCTCGCCAGCGGGCTCCTCACGGGGAAGTACGCCCGCGGCGAGGCGCCGCCCGCCGGCACCCGGCTGGCGCAGTGGCCGGCGGACCGGGTACAGCGGATCCTGAGCGACGATCGGCTCGCCGCCGTCGAGCGCCTCGAGGGCTTCGCGGCCGACCACGGGCACACCCTCCACGAGCTCGCGCTCTCGTGGCTGGCCGGCAACCCGCTGGTGCCGAGCGTCATCGCCGGCGCCACCACGCCGGAGCAGGCCCGGGCCAACGCGGCGGCCGCGACGGCGTGGGCCCTCACCCCCGGCGAGCAGGCCGAGCTCGACGCCGTCCTCGGCCCCTGA